A genomic window from Nematostella vectensis chromosome 9, jaNemVect1.1, whole genome shotgun sequence includes:
- the LOC5506631 gene encoding major facilitator superfamily domain-containing protein 1: protein MAANSTEKTPLINTNSASREKPEGCGASLLCDPRRGLHRYVVLIFICFLSFGGYYCYDNPAALEKHIEQDMAKDTSNYVLLYSLYSYPNVILCFFGGFLLDRVFGVRLGTLIFSAFVLAGQVVFALGAYTHNWTIMLVGRFIFGLGGENLAVAQNTYSVNWFRGKELNMVFGLQLSFSRIGSTINMNVNHLIYTAFSKMGAKPLPGYEALGLTLFVGVGVCLFSFICGICVGVLDKRSARILQKDEGKTGEMIQLRDVKDFPLSLWLIFLICVAYYVAVFPFVGLGLAFFQEKFDLTPDTAGAVNSIVFIISAAASPVLGFMVDRTGKNVFWVLLAVVLTLVAHGMVAFTFWNPFVAMSVLGVAYSLLACALWPLVSLVVPGHQLGTAYGFMQSIQNLGLAVITQVAGIIVDNNGYLILEIFFCGWLCVALVATLILYLADAAKGGSLNLSTFERNKLAEESRTALTASGEEGLKDDTGDSQIVPRSAAQLRLRFLSRVGQQYFQIPETYRSHPLAFPHVLK, encoded by the exons ATGGCGGCCAATTCGACTGAAAAAACTCCTCTAATAAATACTAATTCTGCGTCTAGAGAAAAGCCAGAGGGATGTGGAGCTTCCCTGTTATGTGACCCACGTAGAGGGCTTCACAGATATGTCGTCcttatttttatatgttttctaAGTTTCG GAGGTTACTATTGCTATGATAATCCTGCAGCATTAGAGAAacacatagagcaa GATATGGCAAAGGACACAAGTAATTATGTGTTACTTTATTCACTATATTCATATCCCAATGTCATCCTGTGCTTCTTTGGTGGTTTCTTACTTGATAGAGTCTTTGGTGTTAG actGGGAACGTTGATATTCAGTGCATTTGTTCTTGCTGGCCAG GTGGTTTTTGCCCTTGGGGCCTATACACATAACTGGACAATTATGTTAGTTGGAAGATTTATTTTCGG GCTTGGCGGTGAGAATCTTGCTGTGGCTCAAAACACTTATTCTGTAAACTGGTTCAGGGGAAAAGAGCTGAACATGGTTTTTGGATTACAACTGAGCTTTTCTAGAATT GGAAGTACGATCAATATGAATGTGAACCACTTGATCTATACTGCCTTCTCAAAGATGGGAGCAAAACCATTACCAGGCTATGAAGCGCTAGGCCTAACCCTTTTTGTTG GGGTTGGAGTCTGTCTCTTCTCCTTCATATGCGGCATCTGTGTTGGTGTACTTGACAAGAGGAGTGCTAGAATCCTACAAAAAGATGAAGGCAAGACTGGTGAGATGATCCAGCTGAGGGATGTCAAGGACTTTCCCCTCTCCCTCTGGCTTATCTTCCTCATATGTGTGGCATATTACGTCGCTGTCTTCCCATTTGTCGGCCTTGGGCT GGCTTTCTTCCAGGAGAAGTTTGACCTCACACCAGACACGGCAGGTGCTGTAAACAG CATTGTTTTCATCATATCTGCTGCCGCATCTCCAGTTCTCGGCTTTATGGTTGACAGGACAGGCAAAAATGTCTTTTGGG TTTTGCTTGCCGTGGTACTCACACTCGTGGCTCATGGCATGGTCGCCTTCACTTTCTGGAATCCTTTTGTAGCTATG AGTGTTCTTGGAGTGGCATACTCTTTACTGGCTTGTGCGCTGTGGCCTCTAGTATCACTGGTTGTCCCAGGTCATCAGCTCGGCACTGCTTATGGATT CATGCAGTCAATCCAGAACCTTGGCCTGGCTGTCATCACCCAAGTTGCTGGAATCATCGTAGACAACAATGGATACCTTATTTTGGAAATCTTCTTCTGTGGATGGCTATGTG TCGCTCTAGTGGCCACACTTATTCTCTATCTTGCTGATGCAGCTAAAG GTGGAAGCCTCAACTTGTCTacttttgaaagaaataagtTGGCTGAGGAAAGTCGAACTGCCTT GACTGCATCTGGCGAAGAAGGACTAAAGGATGACACTGGAGACAGTCAGATTGTTCCACGGTCCGCTGCACAGCTCAGACTACGCTTTCTCTCAAGGGTTGGTCAGCAG TATTTCCAGATCCCAGAGACGTACAGATCACATCCGCTGGCCTTCCCTCACGTCCTGAAATAG